In Arachis hypogaea cultivar Tifrunner chromosome 7, arahy.Tifrunner.gnm2.J5K5, whole genome shotgun sequence, the genomic window CTAACATTGGCACATGATGAGTTAAtgataaactaagaaaataagCCACATAATATAAGCAATTAGAAAAACAAGAGAAAATACAAGACCACGATAAAAATTGTCAGATCAATGTCAAATGTTACCTCCCAAATTATTGCAGATCGATCATTTGATGCAGAAGCTAAATACTTCCCATTGTGTGAAAATTGTACAAACCAGACTTCATCATCATGTGCTTCCAATATCTGTTTGAATAGTGataggaaaagaaaataacatcaaAATACATATACAAACCACTTACGGAATAGAAATAAATGGAGAATGGTATGGTTATTAAACAGTAAAGGGAACAAACCAGAcattttttttatctctctttCCTCCTCTCTAGATTTGACTTTAGAGAGAAATCCAATTATAAATATTGAAGTTGTGCGCAAAATTTACTATCAAATCATGTAATGATATATGAAACATTTTTTTATCAAGCAAGAAACTAATCAAGTGAAATGCATATTTGAAAATGGCATCTTATGTACACTATATATAGTAAAATACATGATACCATAGAAACAGAAATTCAATCCGATATCTATTTAGCTGTAAATGTGATCAGTTGGTTTCTACAAGCTGCATATGACAGTCAATGGCACATCCTCACTTAGATACTCAAATAATTCATGACATGGCACTATTTTAAGCTTTAGGTGAATATTCTCATTGGAAGGAAAAGGATCTCATAGCAAGGACATGAGGGAAAAGTGAGGAATAGAGAACAAGTAAGAAGTAACCAATGAAGATCTTCACATCAATTAGAGGAGTACAGAACAAATAAAAGCTCATGCCTATTATCATTTCTAACCTGTAATGTTTTAGAAGGTATCTGAGCTTTCCCACAATGATGATCCGAATATAATGACATCTGCTTATCCAATGAGTTGTGGAAGGGGCAAGCCTCTCGTTGCACCATAAGGGCTTGTTCAACTAGATGCTCTAATCTCTTTTCAGGTATCATTACAGTCGGGGGtagcattcttttcaattcctccAGAAGCTTTGACCTAGACCTCACCCTTGCAACATCTCGCCTAGGAGATGGAGAGACTACGCAGGAAGAAAGTTCACGGATTCTACTATTCTTAATGCAAAGTGGAGCAATCTCTGTCCTCAGTGTCTTCAATGCTTCCATGACCTTTTCCCCATCTAGAAGTTCAAAGAACTTCTGCTCCAATATTAAAAATGAGGCCGCCCTAACAATGCTTTCATCCGCTAGACCAATCCTATGCAATGTAGCTACACTGTCATCCCAATTCCCATCAAGTATTTGCTGCATAAACAGATTCACAGCAGCCGAGTGTAGAGGTATCCCAGACTCCTCCTCTAGATGGGCACCACTCTTTCCATAACCAAGAGAGTACAACGCCTTTGCGATTATCCTGACAAACTCCTCCTTCCTTATAACCCCTTTGGAGCCAATAACTTGTTCGTCCCCTTCGGACGGCAGGGGCCGAGCCATCAAGTCGCTGCACAAACCTCCACCAACAGGCTCCACAGAAGAACAGCCGTTAGACAAACCAATTTTTCCTTTCGAGGAAAATTTCATCCGTTTCAAAGCTGGTTCTTCATCCCCCACACCTCCCATGAAAAGTAAACCTCAGcccatatatatagatataattcTTCAGCGGCTATCAAAAACAACACACACAATCACATAACCAAGTAAAAAACGCCTCTGAAAAAAACCACAAGGAACAAATGCCTGCAAGTAAGAATCGATTAAGCACCACAACACTAAAAAAATCCATTGAACAAGAATCAGCAAACTATAACATCCTTACAAtctaaactaagaaatgaacacAATCCACTCAAAATCAGCAAGGTTTTCTACCAAATTACTACAATCCACGAACACAGAGGGATTACCAGAATCCTAGCGGAGGTTTATCATACTCTATCTGAAACCATCACACGAAAACGGAAGCTGaactattattaaaaataaaataataaaaaataatagtaataattaataaataaataaataaataataagaaaagaaaaatacattTTCCGAAGAAACAGAGGCAAATTCGAGAATATCGGCAAAACAAGATAAAGAAGATGCGATAC contains:
- the LOC112702074 gene encoding WD repeat-containing protein 26 homolog — protein: MGGVGDEEPALKRMKFSSKGKIGLSNGCSSVEPVGGGLCSDLMARPLPSEGDEQVIGSKGVIRKEEFVRIIAKALYSLGYGKSGAHLEEESGIPLHSAAVNLFMQQILDGNWDDSVATLHRIGLADESIVRAASFLILEQKFFELLDGEKVMEALKTLRTEIAPLCIKNSRIRELSSCVVSPSPRRDVARVRSRSKLLEELKRMLPPTVMIPEKRLEHLVEQALMVQREACPFHNSLDKQMSLYSDHHCGKAQIPSKTLQILEAHDDEVWFVQFSHNGKYLASASNDRSAIIWEVGMNGELSVKHKLSGHQKSVSSVSWSPNDQELLTCGVEETIRRWDVSTGKCIQIYEKAGIGLVSCTWFPSGKYILSGLSDKSICMWELDGKEVESWKGSKTLKISDLEITGDGEEIISICKDNAVLLLNRESKDERFIEEYQTITSFCLSKDSNFLLVNLLNQEIHLWNIEGEPELVGKYKGHRRSRFVIRSCFGGLKQSFIASGSEDSQVYIWHRSSGELLEALPGHSGAVNCVSWNPANPHMLASASDDRTIRIWGLNCLNVKYPNAHSNGIHYCNGGT